In a single window of the Papaver somniferum cultivar HN1 chromosome 8, ASM357369v1, whole genome shotgun sequence genome:
- the LOC113303121 gene encoding chaperone protein dnaJ 15-like, producing the protein MGSKIEGTSMPPLRRDPYEVLSVSRDSSDQEIKTAYRKLALKYHPDKNANNPEASELFKEVAYSYSILSDPEKRRQYDTAGFEAIETDGMDMEIDLSNLGTVNTMFAALFSKLGVPIKTTVSATVLEDALNGTVTVRPLPIGTSVSGKVEKQCAHFFGVTISEQQAQAGIVVRATSTAQSKFKLLYFEQDVNGGYGLALQEDGEKTGKVTSSGMYFLHFQVYRMDSAVNALAMAKDPESAFFKRLEGLQPCEVAELKPGTHIFAVYGDNFFKTAAYTIEALCAKSFEDTTEKLKEIEAQILKKRNELRQFESEYRKALARFQEVTNRYTQEKQSVDELLKQRDSIHCSFTVNRPANGASGSGTGSSKAPAEESKDESPGEDSNSDGRDKSGKKKWFNLNLKGSDKKLG; encoded by the exons GTATCATCCTGATAAAAATGCCAATAATCCTGAAGCTTCAGAACTTTTCAAGGAGGTTGCATATTCTTATAGCATATTATCTGATCCAGAGAAAAGAAGGCAATATGATACTGCAGGATTCGAG GCTATAGAAACTGATGGTATGGATATGGAAATTGACTTGTCCAACTTGGGAACTGTCAATACAATGTTTGCCGCGTTATTCAG CAAATTGGGTGTTCCTATCAAGACGACAGTTTCTGCCACTGTTCTTGAAGATGCTCTAAATGGAACTGTTACAGTCAGACCTCTTCCAATTGGAACATCAGTTAGCGGAAAG GTTGAGAAGCAATGCGCCCACTTTTTTGGCGTGACAATCAGTGAGCAGCAGGCACAGGCTGGAATTGTTGTTAGAGCTACTTCAACAGCGCAAAGCAAGTTTAAG CTACTATATTTTGAACAAGATGTGAATGGAGGTTACGGTTTGGCTTTACAG GAAGACGGTGAGAAAACTGGCAAAGTTACATCCTCAGGGATGTATTTCCTACATTTTCAAGTATATCGTATGGATTCAGCTGTGAATGCG CTAGCTATGGCGAAAGATCCTGAATCTGCTTTTTTCAAGAGGTTGGAAGGCCTTCAACCTTGTGAAGTTGCCGAATTAAAACCCGGCACCCACATTTTTGCTGTTTACG GAGATAACTTCTTCAAGACTGCTGCATATACCATTGAGGCTCTTTGTGCCAAGTCATTTGAAGATACCACTGAGAAATTAAAGGAGATCGAGGCacaaatattaaaaaaaagaaatgagcTACGCCAATTTGAATCAGAATACCGAAAA GCACTGGCTCGATTTCAGGAGGTCACAAACAGATACACCCAGGAAAAGCAATCC GTCGATGAGTTGCTGAAGCAGAGAGACAGCATCCATTGTTCATTCACCGTAAACAGACCAGCAAATGGCGCTAGTGGGAGTGGCACTGGTAGCAGTAAAGCTCCTGCAGAGGAGTCAAAAGATGAAAGCCCGGGAGAGGATAGTAATTCAGATGGAAGGGATAAATCAGGCAAGAAAAAGTGGTTCAATCTCAATCTGAAGGGATCTGACAAAAAGCTTGGCTAA